A part of Roseitalea porphyridii genomic DNA contains:
- a CDS encoding beta strand repeat-containing protein, translating into MRSDGCGQAADARPLDHHVRRPADPRIRATLPRLTTTASLTAIAFATGTISGRANDAITGILPISADDDPHLAAPGSTVTMVAVGADDTHDYLLDLGGSGPDTIDRRIAAAFGDGDEATRLPPPPAERPVRQDTAPGADATPAQDGAPRQSTYALQSQARIVSAFSPDRGPLAIEPKWGPFIDFIARPGSPYSSGTIDVFAPLFQADDWLLYINAGGTLSTLPSQQGSIGGGYRQIVPDFLFGQDTILGVYGFVDFLNTKNNNSFVQGTIGAELLTENFEFRINGYLPGSRTYDVGGVSAGAVALQGTNVILSGTQRREQALPGFDVDVGLRFELDPDTAFRVGGGYYRFERGASKVEGGRLRAEVAFDDPFGFDGATLAVGGELTHDNQYGTQGNATIRFRMPLGSNRTYGDEGGASDGIDGLMVRPVNRFQNIVAPEFDVPVENAGPLTDAATGQTLQVYHVAQTAQGTGDCSSAQNACTFTVAQGLAGAGDTFLAVDIAGDIADVFALTADRQRVVGAGDAGTVSVPLTDALNSVLTLGGLGGRPTVAGVNFGATDSPYLAGIATNGAAGIGGNGFTGTATIMDVRTTGGGLALQNSAATVNVSGSRFDGGAGFGVSLTNLGGAFTMTGSTVTGSGGSVRIEGGNGAISHDGAITQTGAASAVDIRNRTGGAVTFGGPVTANTGAATAINLQNNAGTIAFGGNLDIDTTTGTGIHLNGNTGPVNFGAMTQIDVAGAGTGVDFQGTTGGAVGFADLDIALSGANVTAFDLAGAMINANVTATDFDVSSTTNVGTTGIDLSGTTGPGTIRLGDMNVAGQSASIAGVDVGVRFSAASNATFVFGDGESPTDRGSTISGTTAIANGSAATNGSYDFDDVAFTGTLDFTAAGGGDLVFVAATATGDGSGSDVDNRANVITADAIVAANTTFVLINDGAAIDDVDGFTLSNDQTMASFGNGRTFASAGLIIPASFSGVPGGGAAITDPTGNGAAVLTNTGAGDTLTALGAVTTQDFIIENAAGGDGLAGTGAIGITSTGLTIRNITAGQGIDLDNVTGTVTLDDTTVATTVSNGVDIANSTVSFTGDLDIDTTTGTGLNVTGGSTVGVAAAGMQTIDSTAGVALDMAIATIGAGGVNLDTVSGTGGTRAINLTGVTTSAGNGINIGRANALNNTVQGIAIDDVTGAGGVTIVAADIDNPTGRGIAITGTNTGATFSIGTGTSGGLTGLSIDGGTIGVFLNQNGGNINVGTGTGFVRIGETTAPTVAGVDNDVSNAGEALNVGNATNASRINSGGRGLDLFGRPTLTVTNLDITNAGTEGVHLANFGGTATFDDLTIQGIGGASNAVNIVQVNDTSTLTFNDLVIGGFDGGATGGGIVANVSGAGSTRIAFGGTTNTITAPGAAIDVDNTSGNAASVVLGLDNLALTRATAGFTLDVDGGATDGATVVTSLNGLTIIGNGTSGGALFDRVTFDADTGTAGIQQVTGTGTTQIGQGVGARVVGDGLSLLVPTGDLALGTVDIFNTGGTGLEVDTKTGGPTVFTLGTTGGTVDTAGGPALFLDPLTTAMTLNAVTSTNSAAALGATGAGASGNGTGITLDQVSGTFTVTGTTTITGAADDAILLTGNAGSIGFGTVAIAMDTGAGTAGIDVEGANGAITFGTTTITAVGGAANQTGIDLSGAMLNGTVAFQSAAISGPDTSTTSIGIDLTGVTGNQLVNIGSQLNPDTGPSSSITDLHRGVVIDNTAAVQFTFGDGESADDTGSSISVNGQAGAFTVDVAGGTLPASSFDFNDVVFTGNANLPAAAGAVTFVSETGGNIAANTHNLSQSLNTITVADAEALANTGQTFVFVAHTGAGTIDVGVAVNGGGADGFTLKDGQSLDGFDDGRQIAFGTIQPANVEGNLGAVGGLVTQDTVIASNSAGGATSIVATAAGAGNSTIRNTVFDGTGLGAGDAAISVSGAANAVTVNNVEITNVGAGATAVLLDNNAGGVALTDVDLVGPNAGAALGIDAGTGSTAAITVDAASDIDGTTGTVVSIGAGGRNVTIGGAIAAAGNTDNVIDIAGQSAGTIQFGAVTSSTATGDSVIEVTGQTGGTLSFGNVAITGYGNAGTDTAIELAGSGGTATFTDVDITTTNGAGFSATGAGLTVAANSGDINAAGGAAVNLTGVRALNFALTSVTGNGGGAVGNGLVLNNLGANSGFSVAGATTLDNYTGFGLSIANLAQNGQTLAFGAVNINTTVGQVDPGGDGIGIDTISATGTDIDFGAVTIGNATNGSGTGIAIEDITNAATGFDLDFGSLSLNNLLLGLVVDDFDAPGASTITVAGTTNITANQFDAIRIINSDGDITFGGRTTIINGGAAAGADGIDLGTSAGGANTGAYTFNGLDVTVNGAGAFGFRATDSGTVTINDPGGNNQITSNNGTAVFINPTVANITLQNVTSTNATGSGVDLTLAAGSNFTVNGTTAVTGSDEAGVEITNSGGSTVSLGTLTIDNDGAAADGAGLFVNQAGTGTLNLNVTTGTIASGNDEAINLFNTSTGGIALGVTLTSVSVNGAAEGINIVRTNGTMSGSLNTGAGGSITGTTTRAINVNGGTETVTIGQSVTTAGGEAVRVSNKTGGSFTLSGNINHAGGGQGVVVSNTSGGTVTTFSGTSKVINAGTANGVNLTGNTGATINFTNGGLDLDTTSGTGFGASGGGTVNVSGANNTIQTTSGSALVLDNVTMGATFASVGASALAGANGIDLQNTSGTLTVQGGTITNTAASTAIRIGAVGTNASGGNATTNIATNVNSSGATGVAADISELTGGSVTLSGNFTDDNASGGAFRVRQINNGTAATVTFSGATKQVSTANILAVQVAANTNGTVNFTNGGLDIDTTSGTGFGASGGGTVTVQGAGNTVTSTTGTAVTITDTTIGAADVTFQSVSANGAANGILLENTGTTGAFTVTGDGTTTGGVLNRNGTGGTIQNTTGDAVSLLNASNVTLRQMNIINAGDAGIESSGGGTFTLSALLIQNPAADGIRAVNLTGVNRLDNDSLITQFNGANANGLEVDNNNTNLTSFTVDDSTFSNATSAAAALFFRSRGTSNMALTVRNQSSFTGLFSTAIQSVAGDLPGSTGTLTTTIQNSAFTNAAANGTGNIFLTSSAGATHIFTISGNTLDDLTKTAITSAGVIQLNLSGVTNGATLAGTVDNNDIVDTNGRGAIFAIHDPANTSTTAANTLDVAITNNRIDNVTSSVDAISMNIQNPVAAATPGTHSLTISNNQIGQGNNGGTAGNVSPSRQVIEVVVSEGERLDALVQNNTITTTAAADLFRAAGIEIGGRSGTLNLTVTNNTFTQNNGAGDNMVIESLNAAGGTVCANISGNALAGTATNIDLDIVTAGALNVPQANAAAVSAANGGATVNASAGVSFNQPVCPTP; encoded by the coding sequence ATGCGATCGGACGGCTGCGGTCAGGCGGCCGACGCGCGGCCGCTCGATCATCACGTCCGGCGACCGGCCGACCCCAGGATCCGCGCCACGCTGCCACGCCTGACCACCACGGCCTCGCTGACCGCCATCGCGTTCGCCACCGGCACGATCTCCGGCCGGGCGAACGATGCGATCACGGGTATCCTTCCCATCTCCGCCGACGATGATCCGCATCTGGCCGCGCCGGGCAGCACCGTCACGATGGTCGCGGTCGGCGCCGACGACACGCACGACTATCTGCTCGACCTGGGCGGCAGCGGACCGGACACGATCGACAGGCGCATCGCCGCCGCATTCGGCGACGGTGACGAAGCCACCCGCCTGCCGCCACCGCCCGCCGAACGGCCGGTCAGGCAGGACACCGCTCCGGGGGCGGACGCGACACCTGCGCAGGACGGCGCGCCCCGGCAATCGACCTACGCGCTACAGAGCCAAGCCCGCATCGTCAGCGCCTTCTCGCCCGATCGCGGCCCGCTCGCGATCGAGCCCAAATGGGGGCCGTTCATCGATTTCATCGCCCGGCCCGGCTCGCCCTATTCGTCCGGGACGATCGACGTCTTCGCGCCGCTGTTTCAGGCCGATGACTGGCTGCTCTACATCAATGCGGGCGGCACGCTGTCGACGCTCCCCTCCCAGCAGGGCAGCATCGGCGGCGGCTACCGGCAGATCGTGCCGGACTTCCTGTTCGGCCAGGACACGATCCTGGGGGTCTACGGTTTCGTCGACTTCCTCAACACGAAGAACAACAACAGCTTCGTGCAGGGCACGATCGGCGCCGAACTGCTGACCGAGAACTTCGAGTTCCGCATCAATGGCTACCTGCCCGGATCGCGCACCTACGATGTGGGCGGCGTCAGCGCCGGGGCTGTGGCGCTGCAGGGCACCAACGTCATCCTGTCGGGCACGCAGCGGCGCGAGCAGGCCCTGCCTGGCTTCGATGTCGATGTCGGCCTGCGCTTCGAACTCGACCCGGACACCGCCTTCCGCGTTGGTGGCGGCTACTATCGCTTCGAACGCGGCGCCAGCAAGGTGGAGGGCGGGCGCCTGCGCGCCGAGGTGGCGTTCGACGACCCGTTCGGCTTCGACGGGGCGACGCTTGCGGTCGGCGGCGAACTGACCCACGACAACCAGTACGGCACCCAGGGCAACGCGACCATACGCTTCCGCATGCCGCTGGGATCGAACCGCACCTATGGCGACGAGGGCGGCGCATCGGACGGCATCGACGGGCTGATGGTGCGCCCGGTCAACCGCTTCCAGAACATCGTGGCGCCCGAGTTCGACGTGCCGGTCGAGAACGCCGGCCCCCTGACCGACGCGGCGACCGGCCAGACGCTGCAGGTCTATCACGTCGCGCAGACAGCCCAGGGCACCGGCGACTGCTCGAGCGCCCAGAACGCCTGTACCTTCACGGTCGCCCAGGGGCTCGCCGGGGCGGGCGACACGTTCCTTGCCGTCGATATCGCCGGCGACATTGCAGACGTCTTCGCGCTGACCGCCGACCGGCAGCGGGTCGTCGGCGCCGGCGATGCGGGCACGGTTTCGGTGCCGCTGACCGACGCGCTCAACTCGGTTCTGACGCTCGGCGGCCTGGGCGGCCGTCCCACCGTCGCCGGCGTCAATTTCGGGGCAACCGACAGCCCCTATCTGGCCGGCATCGCCACGAACGGCGCCGCCGGGATCGGCGGCAACGGCTTCACCGGCACAGCGACGATCATGGACGTGCGCACCACAGGCGGCGGGCTGGCGCTCCAGAACAGCGCCGCGACCGTCAACGTGTCCGGATCGCGGTTCGATGGCGGAGCGGGGTTCGGCGTGTCGCTGACCAATCTGGGCGGCGCCTTCACGATGACCGGCAGCACGGTCACCGGCAGCGGCGGCAGCGTCCGCATCGAGGGCGGTAACGGCGCGATCAGCCATGATGGCGCGATCACCCAGACCGGCGCGGCGAGCGCCGTCGACATCCGCAACCGCACCGGCGGCGCGGTGACCTTCGGCGGGCCGGTCACCGCCAACACCGGCGCGGCGACGGCCATCAATCTGCAGAACAATGCCGGCACCATCGCCTTCGGCGGCAATCTCGACATCGATACGACCACCGGCACCGGCATCCACCTGAACGGCAACACGGGGCCGGTCAACTTCGGCGCGATGACGCAGATCGACGTCGCCGGCGCCGGCACCGGCGTCGATTTCCAGGGCACCACGGGCGGCGCGGTCGGTTTCGCCGATCTCGACATCGCGCTGTCGGGCGCCAACGTCACGGCGTTCGACCTTGCCGGCGCCATGATCAATGCCAATGTGACCGCGACCGATTTCGACGTGTCCTCGACGACCAATGTCGGCACGACGGGCATCGATCTGTCGGGGACCACGGGTCCGGGCACGATCCGGCTCGGCGACATGAACGTCGCCGGCCAGAGCGCCTCGATCGCCGGCGTCGATGTCGGCGTCCGGTTCAGCGCCGCATCGAACGCCACCTTCGTCTTCGGCGACGGCGAGAGCCCGACGGACCGGGGCTCGACCATTTCGGGCACGACCGCGATCGCCAACGGCTCGGCGGCGACGAACGGCTCCTATGATTTCGACGATGTCGCCTTCACCGGCACGCTCGATTTCACCGCCGCCGGCGGCGGCGATCTGGTCTTCGTGGCCGCCACGGCGACGGGCGACGGTTCGGGCTCGGACGTCGACAACCGCGCCAATGTCATCACCGCCGACGCGATCGTCGCCGCAAACACGACGTTCGTCCTGATCAATGACGGCGCGGCGATCGACGATGTCGACGGCTTCACCCTGTCGAACGACCAGACCATGGCCTCGTTCGGCAACGGCCGCACGTTCGCCAGCGCGGGCCTGATCATCCCGGCCAGTTTCTCCGGCGTGCCGGGCGGCGGCGCGGCGATCACCGATCCGACCGGCAACGGCGCGGCGGTGCTCACCAACACCGGCGCCGGCGACACGCTGACAGCGCTCGGCGCGGTGACGACGCAGGACTTCATCATCGAGAATGCGGCCGGCGGCGACGGTCTGGCGGGAACGGGCGCCATCGGCATCACCTCGACCGGGCTGACGATCCGCAACATCACGGCCGGTCAGGGCATCGATCTGGACAATGTCACCGGTACGGTGACGCTCGATGACACGACGGTCGCAACGACGGTCAGCAACGGCGTCGACATCGCCAATTCCACCGTTTCCTTCACCGGCGATCTCGACATCGATACGACCACCGGCACCGGCCTGAACGTCACCGGCGGTTCGACGGTCGGCGTCGCGGCGGCCGGCATGCAGACCATCGATTCGACGGCGGGCGTGGCGCTCGACATGGCGATCGCGACGATCGGCGCCGGCGGTGTCAATCTCGACACCGTGTCCGGCACCGGCGGAACGCGGGCGATCAACCTGACCGGTGTCACGACCAGCGCCGGCAACGGGATCAACATCGGCCGGGCAAATGCGCTCAATAACACCGTGCAGGGCATCGCGATCGACGACGTGACCGGCGCCGGCGGGGTGACGATCGTCGCCGCCGACATCGACAATCCGACCGGCCGCGGCATTGCGATCACGGGCACCAACACCGGCGCGACGTTCAGCATCGGCACCGGCACGTCCGGCGGCCTGACGGGTCTGAGCATCGATGGCGGCACGATCGGCGTGTTCCTCAACCAGAACGGCGGCAATATCAACGTCGGCACCGGGACGGGCTTCGTCCGGATCGGTGAAACGACGGCCCCGACCGTCGCCGGCGTCGACAATGATGTCTCCAACGCCGGCGAGGCGCTGAACGTCGGCAACGCCACCAACGCGTCACGGATCAATTCCGGTGGTCGCGGACTGGATCTGTTCGGCCGCCCGACGCTGACGGTCACCAACCTCGACATCACCAATGCCGGCACCGAGGGTGTCCATCTCGCCAATTTCGGCGGGACCGCGACGTTCGACGATCTGACCATCCAGGGGATCGGCGGCGCGAGCAATGCCGTCAACATCGTTCAGGTCAACGACACGAGCACGCTGACGTTCAACGATCTGGTGATCGGCGGTTTCGACGGCGGCGCGACCGGCGGCGGCATCGTCGCCAATGTCAGCGGCGCCGGATCGACCAGGATCGCCTTTGGCGGGACGACGAACACGATCACCGCGCCCGGCGCGGCCATCGACGTCGACAACACGTCCGGCAACGCCGCCTCGGTGGTCCTGGGGCTCGACAATCTCGCCCTGACGCGCGCGACGGCCGGCTTCACGCTCGACGTGGACGGCGGGGCGACAGACGGCGCAACCGTCGTAACGTCTCTGAACGGCCTGACCATCATCGGCAACGGCACCAGCGGCGGCGCCCTGTTCGACCGGGTCACCTTCGATGCCGATACCGGCACAGCCGGCATCCAGCAGGTGACGGGCACCGGCACCACGCAGATCGGTCAGGGCGTCGGCGCGCGGGTCGTCGGCGATGGCCTGTCCCTTCTGGTGCCGACCGGGGATCTGGCGCTCGGCACGGTCGATATCTTCAACACCGGCGGCACGGGCCTCGAGGTCGACACCAAGACCGGCGGTCCGACCGTTTTCACGCTGGGCACGACCGGCGGAACGGTCGACACGGCCGGTGGACCGGCGCTGTTCCTCGATCCGCTGACCACGGCCATGACCCTCAACGCGGTCACGTCGACCAACAGCGCCGCAGCCCTTGGCGCAACGGGCGCAGGCGCCAGCGGCAACGGCACGGGCATCACGCTCGACCAGGTCTCGGGCACCTTCACCGTGACGGGCACGACGACGATCACGGGTGCGGCGGACGACGCCATCCTGCTGACGGGCAATGCCGGCTCCATCGGCTTCGGCACGGTGGCGATCGCCATGGACACCGGCGCGGGCACGGCGGGCATCGACGTCGAGGGCGCGAACGGCGCCATCACCTTCGGCACGACCACGATCACAGCCGTCGGCGGGGCCGCAAACCAGACCGGCATCGATCTTTCCGGCGCGATGCTGAACGGAACCGTCGCGTTCCAGTCGGCGGCGATCAGCGGACCGGACACATCGACCACCTCGATCGGCATCGACCTGACCGGCGTGACCGGCAACCAGCTGGTCAACATCGGCAGCCAGCTGAACCCGGACACGGGGCCGTCCAGTTCGATCACCGACCTGCATCGCGGCGTGGTGATCGACAACACGGCGGCGGTGCAGTTCACCTTCGGCGACGGCGAGAGCGCCGACGATACGGGCTCGTCGATCAGCGTCAACGGTCAGGCCGGCGCCTTCACCGTCGATGTCGCCGGCGGCACGCTGCCCGCCTCCAGCTTCGATTTCAACGATGTCGTCTTCACCGGCAACGCGAACCTGCCGGCTGCCGCGGGCGCGGTCACTTTCGTGTCCGAGACCGGTGGCAACATTGCCGCGAACACGCACAATCTCAGCCAGTCGCTGAACACCATCACGGTCGCCGATGCGGAAGCCTTGGCCAACACCGGACAGACCTTCGTCTTCGTCGCCCACACGGGCGCCGGCACGATCGATGTGGGTGTCGCGGTCAATGGCGGCGGCGCGGACGGCTTCACGCTGAAGGACGGTCAGTCGCTCGACGGGTTCGACGATGGCCGCCAGATCGCGTTCGGCACGATCCAGCCGGCCAATGTCGAGGGCAATCTGGGCGCTGTCGGCGGGCTCGTCACCCAGGACACGGTGATCGCCAGCAACTCGGCCGGCGGTGCGACCTCGATCGTGGCGACGGCGGCCGGCGCCGGCAATTCGACCATTCGCAACACCGTGTTCGACGGCACGGGCCTTGGCGCGGGCGACGCGGCGATCTCGGTCAGCGGCGCGGCCAACGCGGTCACGGTCAACAATGTCGAGATCACCAATGTCGGCGCCGGCGCGACGGCGGTCCTGCTCGACAACAATGCCGGCGGCGTCGCCCTCACCGATGTCGACCTGGTCGGACCCAATGCCGGCGCTGCGCTCGGCATCGACGCGGGCACGGGTTCGACGGCGGCGATCACGGTCGATGCCGCTTCCGACATCGACGGCACGACCGGGACCGTCGTCTCGATCGGCGCGGGCGGGCGGAACGTCACCATTGGCGGCGCCATCGCCGCCGCCGGCAACACCGACAACGTCATCGATATCGCCGGCCAGTCCGCGGGGACGATCCAGTTCGGCGCGGTGACGTCGTCGACGGCGACGGGCGACAGCGTCATCGAGGTGACAGGCCAGACCGGCGGCACGCTTTCGTTCGGCAACGTGGCGATCACCGGCTACGGCAACGCGGGCACCGACACCGCGATCGAGCTTGCCGGGTCGGGCGGCACGGCGACCTTCACCGATGTCGACATCACGACGACCAACGGCGCCGGCTTCTCGGCGACGGGCGCCGGCCTGACCGTGGCGGCGAATTCGGGCGACATCAACGCGGCGGGCGGCGCGGCGGTCAACCTGACCGGCGTGCGGGCGCTCAACTTCGCGCTGACATCGGTCACCGGCAATGGCGGCGGCGCCGTCGGCAACGGTCTGGTGCTCAACAATCTCGGCGCGAACTCGGGCTTCTCGGTCGCCGGCGCGACGACGCTCGACAACTATACCGGGTTCGGGCTCAGCATCGCCAACCTGGCGCAGAACGGACAGACCCTCGCCTTCGGCGCCGTCAACATCAACACGACCGTCGGTCAGGTTGACCCCGGCGGAGACGGCATCGGCATCGACACGATTTCGGCGACGGGCACCGATATCGACTTCGGCGCGGTCACGATCGGCAATGCCACCAACGGCTCCGGCACGGGCATCGCGATCGAGGACATCACCAACGCGGCGACCGGCTTCGATCTCGACTTCGGCTCGCTGTCGCTGAACAACCTGTTGCTGGGGCTTGTCGTCGACGATTTCGACGCGCCGGGCGCATCGACGATAACGGTGGCCGGGACGACCAACATCACCGCCAACCAGTTCGACGCGATCCGGATCATCAATTCGGACGGCGACATAACCTTCGGCGGGCGCACGACCATCATCAACGGCGGTGCGGCCGCAGGTGCCGATGGCATCGATCTGGGCACCAGCGCCGGCGGCGCCAACACCGGCGCCTACACGTTCAACGGCCTCGACGTCACGGTCAATGGCGCCGGGGCGTTCGGCTTCCGGGCCACCGATTCGGGCACGGTCACGATCAACGATCCGGGCGGCAACAACCAGATCACCTCCAACAACGGCACGGCGGTGTTCATCAACCCGACGGTCGCCAACATCACGCTGCAGAACGTCACGTCGACGAACGCCACCGGATCGGGCGTCGACCTGACGCTGGCGGCGGGATCGAACTTCACCGTCAACGGCACAACGGCCGTCACCGGCTCGGACGAGGCCGGCGTGGAGATCACCAATTCGGGCGGCTCGACCGTTTCGCTCGGCACGCTCACCATCGACAATGACGGCGCCGCCGCGGACGGAGCCGGCCTGTTCGTCAATCAGGCCGGCACCGGGACGCTCAATCTCAACGTGACGACGGGCACGATCGCCAGCGGTAATGACGAAGCGATCAATCTGTTCAACACGTCCACCGGCGGCATCGCCCTCGGCGTCACGCTGACCAGCGTTTCAGTGAACGGGGCCGCCGAAGGCATCAACATCGTCCGTACGAACGGAACGATGTCCGGCTCGCTGAACACCGGGGCCGGCGGATCGATCACCGGCACGACAACCCGCGCGATCAACGTCAACGGCGGGACGGAAACGGTGACGATCGGCCAGTCCGTGACCACGGCGGGCGGGGAAGCCGTACGCGTCTCCAACAAGACAGGGGGTTCATTCACCCTCTCGGGCAACATCAACCACGCCGGCGGCGGCCAGGGCGTCGTCGTCAGCAATACGTCCGGCGGAACCGTCACAACCTTTTCGGGAACGTCGAAGGTCATCAACGCCGGCACCGCCAACGGCGTCAACCTCACCGGCAACACCGGCGCGACGATCAACTTCACCAATGGCGGGCTCGACCTGGACACCACGTCCGGTACCGGCTTCGGCGCGTCGGGCGGTGGCACGGTCAATGTGTCCGGCGCCAACAACACGATCCAGACGACCAGCGGCAGCGCCCTGGTCCTGGACAATGTAACGATGGGCGCCACCTTCGCCAGCGTCGGAGCCAGCGCGCTCGCCGGCGCCAACGGCATCGACCTTCAGAACACGTCCGGCACTCTGACGGTCCAGGGCGGCACGATCACGAACACGGCGGCCTCCACCGCAATCAGGATCGGCGCCGTGGGGACGAATGCCAGCGGCGGCAACGCGACGACCAATATCGCCACCAACGTCAATTCGTCCGGGGCGACGGGCGTGGCGGCCGACATCAGCGAACTTACCGGCGGCTCGGTCACGCTTTCGGGCAATTTCACCGACGACAACGCCTCGGGCGGCGCGTTCCGCGTCCGCCAGATCAACAACGGCACGGCGGCGACCGTGACCTTCTCCGGTGCAACCAAACAGGTCAGCACGGCCAACATCCTGGCTGTTCAGGTCGCCGCCAACACCAATGGAACGGTCAATTTCACCAATGGCGGGCTCGACATCGACACCACGTCCGGCACCGGCTTCGGCGCGTCGGGCGGTGGCACGGTCACGGTCCAGGGCGCCGGCAACACGGTGACCTCGACGACCGGCACCGCTGTCACCATCACCGACACGACGATCGGCGCGGCAGACGTGACGTTCCAGAGCGTGTCGGCCAACGGTGCGGCCAACGGCATCCTGCTCGAAAACACCGGCACGACGGGTGCATTCACCGTAACCGGCGACGGCACGACCACCGGCGGCGTTCTCAACCGGAACGGGACCGGCGGCACCATCCAGAACACCACGGGAGACGCGGTGTCGCTGCTCAACGCGTCGAACGTCACCCTGCGTCAGATGAACATCATCAATGCCGGCGATGCCGGGATCGAATCCTCCGGCGGCGGCACCTTCACGCTCTCGGCGCTTTTGATCCAGAATCCGGCCGCAGACGGCATCCGCGCGGTCAACCTGACGGGCGTCAACCGGCTCGACAATGACAGCTTGATCACCCAGTTCAACGGCGCGAACGCCAATGGCCTGGAGGTCGACAACAACAACACCAACCTGACCTCGTTCACGGTCGACGACAGCACCTTCTCGAACGCCACCAGCGCGGCTGCGGCCCTGTTCTTCCGCTCGCGCGGCACCTCCAACATGGCGCTGACGGTCCGGAACCAGAGCAGCTTCACCGGCCTGTTCAGCACCGCAATCCAGAGCGTCGCCGGCGATCTTCCAGGTTCGACGGGCACGCTGACGACCACGATCCAGAACTCGGCCTTCACCAATGCGGCCGCCAACGGCACGGGCAACATCTTCCTGACGTCGAGCGCCGGCGCCACGCACATTTTCACGATCAGCGGCAACACGCTCGACGATCTCACCAAGACGGCGATCACAAGTGCCGGCGTGATCCAGCTCAACCTCAGCGGGGTGACGAACGGCGCCACGCTCGCCGGCACGGTCGACAACAACGACATCGTCGACACCAACGGTCGCGGCGCGATCTTCGCCATTCACGATCCCGCAAACACGTCGACAACCGCCGCGAACACGCTTGACGTCGCGATCACCAACAACCGCATCGACAATGTGACGAGCAGCGTCGACGCGATCAGCATGAACATCCAGAACCCCGTTGCGGCCGCGACGCCCGGTACGCACAGCCTGACGATCAGCAACAACCAGATCGGCCAGGGCAACAATGGCGGCACGGCCGGCAATGTGAGCCCCTCGCGCCAGGTGATCGAAGTCGTGGTCTCCGAGGGCGAACGGCTCGATGCGCTGGTCCAGAACAACACGATCACCACCACCGCCGCGGCCGACCTGTTCAGGGCGGCGGGCATCGAGATTGGCGGGCGGTCCGGCACCCTCAATCTGACGGTCACCAACAACACCTTCACCCAGAACAACGGCGCCGGCGACAACATGGTGATCGAGAGCCTCAACGCCGCCGGCGGAACGGTCTGCGCCAACATTTCCGGCAACGCGCTGGCCGGAACTGCGACGAACATCGATCTCGACATCGTGACCGCCGGCGCCCTGAACGTGCCCCAGGCGAACGCCGCCGCCGTCAGCGCGGCGAACGGAGGTGCCACCGTCAACGCCTCGGCCGGCGTCAGTTTCAACCAGCCCGTCTGCCCGACGCCGTGA
- a CDS encoding phage tail protein — protein MSEPFLAEVRIVGFNFAPRGWAFCDGQILPINQNQSLYSLLGTTYGGDGRTSFALPDLRGRTPIHVGRSNGGQFHTEGQKSGEETHTLSANEMPQHTHTLEGTNQTGSAIDPGGHLLAESPVLAYGAYSAASATAMGPGTVTNVGGGQAHENMQPWLALNFCIALQGLFPSRN, from the coding sequence ATGTCGGAACCGTTTCTTGCCGAAGTCCGGATCGTCGGGTTCAACTTCGCGCCGCGCGGCTGGGCTTTCTGTGACGGCCAGATCCTGCCGATAAACCAGAACCAGTCGCTCTATTCCCTGCTCGGCACCACCTATGGCGGCGACGGCCGCACGTCCTTCGCGCTTCCCGACCTCAGGGGCCGCACGCCGATCCATGTCGGCCGCTCCAATGGCGGTCAGTTCCACACCGAAGGCCAGAAGAGCGGCGAGGAAACCCACACGCTTTCGGCCAACGAGATGCCGCAGCACACGCACACGCTCGAGGGCACCAACCAGACCGGCTCGGCGATCGACCCCGGCGGGCATCTTCTGGCCGAAAGCCCGGTCCTCGCCTACGGCGCCTATTCCGCCGCCTCGGCCACCGCGATGGGGCCGGGCACGGTCACCAATGTCGGCGGCGGCCAGGCGCACGAGAACATGCAGCCCTGGCTCGCCCTGAATTTCTGCATCGCGTTGCAGGGGCTTTTTCCCTCGCGCAACTGA
- a CDS encoding phage tail protein, with protein sequence MSEPFVGEIRMFAGNFAPRGWAFCDGQLLAVSQNDALFSLLGTIYGGDGRTTFGLPDLRGRLPIHAGHGPGLSERRLGAKSGAEKVTLTVNQLPSHTHPLQASTGAAVSRQPAGQTMATAEGSIYSRTTAPEMLSSDSITNTGGSRSHTNLMPFLCVHFIVALFGIYPSRH encoded by the coding sequence ATGTCCGAACCGTTCGTCGGCGAAATCCGGATGTTCGCGGGCAACTTCGCGCCGCGCGGCTGGGCATTCTGCGACGGGCAACTGCTCGCGGTCAGCCAGAACGACGCGCTGTTCTCGCTGCTCGGCACCATCTATGGCGGCGACGGGCGCACGACCTTCGGCCTGCCGGACCTGCGCGGCCGCCTTCCGATCCATGCCGGGCACGGACCCGGCCTTTCCGAACGCCGGCTCGGCGCCAAGAGCGGCGCCGAAAAGGTCACCCTCACCGTCAACCAGCTGCCCAGCCACACCCATCCGTTGCAGGCCTCGACCGGCGCGGCGGTATCCCGGCAACCGGCCGGGCAGACGATGGCCACGGCGGAAGGGTCGATCTATTCGCGCACCACCGCCCCCGAGATGCTGTCGAGCGATTCCATCACCAACACCGGCGGCAGCCGATCGCACACCAATCTGATGCCGTTCCTGTGCGTCCATTTCATCGTGGCGCTGTTCGGCATCTATCCGAGCCGGCATTGA